From one Tsukamurella tyrosinosolvens genomic stretch:
- a CDS encoding 4-(cytidine 5'-diphospho)-2-C-methyl-D-erythritol kinase has product MLSVVPTPLTVRAPAKVNLHLGVGDVRPDGFHELVTVFQALSLHDDVTLVPSDALSLHVTGEGARDVPTDPTNLAARAVVALAERYGRDPNMRIDIAKGIPVAGGMAGGSADAAAALLGAATLWGLEIGRDELDEVAATLGSDVPFSLHGHTALGTGRGERLIPALARGEFHWTLALAREGLSTPAVYRELDRLREAGDPPRAGSPDALLAAVASGDPHRLAPLLANDLQAAALSLQPGLRRTLRAGMEAGALAGIVSGSGPTCAFLCASADDAVDVGTELAGAGVCRTVRVASGPVPGATVVP; this is encoded by the coding sequence GTGCTTTCCGTGGTTCCGACCCCTCTGACCGTGCGGGCGCCCGCCAAGGTGAACCTCCACCTCGGGGTGGGCGACGTGCGGCCCGACGGCTTCCACGAGCTGGTCACAGTCTTCCAGGCGCTCTCCCTGCACGACGACGTGACCCTCGTCCCGTCGGACGCGCTGTCGCTGCACGTGACCGGCGAGGGTGCCCGCGACGTGCCGACCGACCCCACCAATCTCGCCGCGCGCGCCGTGGTCGCGCTCGCGGAGCGGTACGGCCGGGACCCGAACATGCGGATCGACATCGCCAAGGGCATCCCGGTGGCGGGCGGTATGGCGGGCGGATCGGCGGACGCGGCGGCCGCGCTGCTCGGCGCCGCCACCCTGTGGGGCCTCGAGATCGGCCGCGACGAGCTCGACGAGGTGGCCGCGACGCTCGGCTCCGACGTCCCCTTCTCGCTGCACGGCCACACCGCGCTCGGCACCGGTCGCGGCGAGCGGCTCATCCCCGCGCTGGCCCGCGGCGAGTTCCACTGGACCCTGGCGCTCGCCCGCGAGGGCCTGAGTACCCCCGCGGTGTACCGCGAGCTCGACCGGCTGCGGGAGGCCGGCGACCCGCCGCGCGCCGGCAGCCCGGACGCGCTGCTCGCCGCCGTGGCCTCCGGCGATCCGCACCGCCTGGCGCCGCTGCTCGCCAATGACCTGCAGGCGGCCGCGCTCTCGCTGCAGCCCGGCCTGCGGCGCACGCTGCGCGCGGGCATGGAGGCGGGGGCGCTCGCCGGCATCGTCTCCGGCAGCGGCCCCACCTGCGCGTTCCTCTGCGCGAGCGCGGACGACGCCGTCGACGTGGGCACCGAGCTCGCGGGCGCAGGCGTCTGCCGGACGGTGCGCGTCGCCTCCGGCCCGGTGCCGGGCGCCACCGTCGTGCCGTAG
- a CDS encoding heavy metal-binding domain-containing protein has product MNPAAKLAVYGAGLVVAFGGAYGIAGAVVPDSTVAQWNAQADDGHGGHAAPAATAPAATAALKGVSLSAEGLTFAPVSAPRAVGEAGTLSFRIEDATGAPVTAYTTTHEKDLHLIAVRSDGSLFRHVHPVLDRATGTWSLPWSWAEAGTYRLYADFAPATGSAVTLTRTVEVAGGYTPADPAPSRTAQVDGFTVTLDGDLVAGASSPVTLRVSRDGAPVTALQPYLGAFGHLVALRQGDLAFLHVHPEGAEPKPGDTGGPAIAFQAQAPTAGRYLLYLDFQVDGVVRTASFVVDAGASASPQNPTAPTASVPPAAGHGGH; this is encoded by the coding sequence ATGAACCCGGCGGCGAAACTGGCGGTCTACGGCGCCGGCCTCGTGGTCGCCTTCGGCGGGGCCTACGGCATCGCAGGCGCCGTGGTGCCCGACAGCACCGTCGCGCAGTGGAACGCGCAGGCGGACGACGGGCACGGCGGGCACGCCGCGCCGGCCGCGACCGCCCCCGCGGCGACCGCGGCGCTCAAGGGCGTCTCCCTGAGCGCGGAGGGGCTCACCTTCGCCCCCGTCAGCGCGCCGCGCGCGGTGGGCGAGGCCGGGACCCTGAGCTTCCGCATCGAGGACGCCACCGGCGCCCCCGTGACCGCCTACACGACGACGCACGAGAAGGATCTGCACCTCATCGCCGTGCGGTCCGACGGCAGCCTGTTCCGCCACGTCCACCCCGTCCTCGACCGCGCCACGGGCACCTGGTCATTGCCGTGGAGCTGGGCCGAGGCGGGCACCTACCGCCTCTACGCCGACTTCGCCCCCGCGACGGGCTCCGCCGTCACGCTCACCCGCACCGTCGAGGTCGCGGGCGGCTACACGCCCGCCGACCCGGCGCCCTCGCGCACCGCGCAGGTCGACGGCTTCACCGTCACCCTCGACGGTGACCTCGTCGCCGGCGCCTCGAGCCCCGTCACGCTGCGCGTGAGCCGCGACGGCGCGCCCGTCACCGCGCTGCAGCCCTACCTCGGCGCCTTCGGCCACCTCGTCGCGCTCCGCCAGGGCGACCTCGCCTTCCTGCACGTGCACCCCGAGGGCGCCGAGCCGAAGCCGGGCGACACCGGCGGGCCCGCGATCGCCTTCCAGGCGCAGGCCCCCACCGCGGGGCGCTACCTGCTCTACCTGGACTTCCAGGTCGACGGGGTGGTCCGCACCGCGAGCTTCGTCGTCGACGCGGGCGCGTCTGCGTCGCCGCAGAACCCCACCGCCCCCACCGCATCCGTCCCGCCGGCCGCCGGCCACGGCGGGCACTGA
- a CDS encoding resuscitation-promoting factor, with product MPELDADDNTTTVDQPTSHPRRGAFGSTRERTAEFDVTQVFARFTDIEGKPLDPEADREIIDLEAEVYGDDAVAEAESLALAAEEQYAAEHPQAEALPEPAVLDADADEAPEPAAQTESDDDKPGVLDGLTAKLENTPVRAVTGAMLVALMATGGTAAALYQDFTVTVDGQTHEVSTMSRSVKSILGSAGIDADAADRVSPALGESVKPGQPITVQHARDVAVNVNGKVRTVKTTDLTMGAALASAGLGDAKNFVSLPLDAQVPLDGAAVSVVTPVTATVLDAGGKVVANAAGRTVGEYLAKMGVPLIQQDSVKPSANTPVTPGMTISVNRNRTSTVTVTEPYTAPPKKIDDPKLTNGKTEIKDPGKPGKQEVQYREHVVDGKVVSREKVGSKVLDAGVAGVTAVGTAPGAPFVAPGSVWDRLVQCESTGNWSINTGNGFYGGVQFDYGTWLRHGGGKYAPRADLATREEQIDIARKTLKAQGWGAWPSCSARLGLSGNSE from the coding sequence GTGCCTGAGCTCGACGCAGACGACAACACCACCACGGTGGATCAGCCCACCTCGCACCCGCGCCGCGGTGCCTTCGGTTCCACCCGGGAGCGCACCGCCGAGTTCGACGTGACCCAGGTCTTCGCCCGGTTCACCGACATCGAGGGCAAGCCGCTCGACCCCGAGGCCGATCGCGAGATCATCGACCTCGAGGCCGAGGTCTACGGCGACGACGCCGTCGCGGAGGCCGAGAGCCTGGCCCTCGCGGCCGAGGAGCAGTACGCCGCGGAGCACCCGCAGGCCGAGGCGCTCCCCGAGCCCGCCGTCCTCGACGCCGATGCCGACGAGGCCCCGGAGCCCGCCGCGCAGACGGAGTCCGACGACGACAAGCCCGGTGTCCTCGACGGCCTGACCGCCAAGCTCGAGAACACCCCCGTGCGCGCCGTCACCGGCGCCATGCTGGTCGCCCTCATGGCCACCGGCGGCACCGCCGCCGCGCTGTACCAGGACTTCACGGTCACCGTCGACGGCCAGACCCACGAGGTCTCCACGATGAGCCGCTCGGTGAAGTCGATCCTCGGCTCCGCCGGCATCGACGCCGACGCCGCCGACCGGGTCAGTCCCGCCCTCGGCGAGTCCGTCAAGCCCGGCCAGCCGATCACCGTGCAGCACGCCCGCGACGTCGCGGTCAACGTCAACGGCAAGGTCCGCACCGTCAAGACCACCGACCTGACGATGGGCGCCGCCCTCGCCTCGGCCGGCCTCGGCGACGCGAAGAACTTCGTCTCCCTCCCGCTCGACGCGCAGGTCCCGCTCGACGGTGCCGCCGTCTCGGTGGTCACGCCCGTCACCGCCACCGTCCTCGACGCGGGCGGCAAGGTCGTCGCCAACGCCGCCGGCCGCACCGTCGGCGAGTACCTCGCCAAGATGGGCGTCCCGCTGATCCAGCAGGACTCCGTCAAGCCGAGCGCCAACACTCCGGTCACCCCCGGCATGACCATCTCGGTCAACCGGAACCGGACGTCGACCGTCACGGTCACCGAGCCGTACACCGCGCCGCCGAAGAAGATCGACGACCCGAAGCTCACCAACGGCAAGACCGAGATCAAGGATCCGGGCAAGCCGGGCAAGCAGGAGGTCCAGTACCGCGAGCACGTGGTGGACGGCAAGGTCGTCTCCCGCGAGAAGGTCGGCTCCAAGGTCCTCGACGCGGGCGTCGCCGGCGTCACGGCCGTGGGCACCGCCCCGGGCGCGCCGTTCGTCGCGCCGGGCTCCGTGTGGGACCGGCTCGTCCAGTGCGAGTCGACCGGCAACTGGTCGATCAACACGGGCAACGGCTTCTACGGCGGCGTCCAGTTCGACTACGGCACCTGGCTGCGTCACGGTGGCGGCAAGTACGCGCCGCGCGCGGACCTCGCCACCCGCGAGGAGCAGATCGACATCGCCCGCAAGACGCTCAAGGCGCAGGGCTGGGGCGCGTGGCCGTCCTGCTCCGCGCGCCTCGGATTGTCCGGCAACTCGGAGTAG
- the rsmA gene encoding 16S rRNA (adenine(1518)-N(6)/adenine(1519)-N(6))-dimethyltransferase RsmA, giving the protein MTGAEFKNQARLLGPAEIRALAGQLSVRPTKTLGQNFVHDPNTVRKIVAAADVRPDDVALEVGPGLGSLTLALLDAAASVTAIEIDPVLAEQLPKTVAERAPELAGNLTVIGEDALKVSGAQVSVAGSPTVLVANLPYNVSVPVLLHLLAEVPTLRTVLVMVQLEVADRLAAAPGSRVYGVPSVKAAYYGRVRKAGTVGRAVFWPEPNVESGLVRIDLHGPGDRPDVDRARLWAAVDAAFAQRRKTLRAALATWAGSPTAAEEILVAAGIDPRERGEKLSVEQFAALAAARPAAPAP; this is encoded by the coding sequence GTGACCGGCGCCGAATTCAAGAATCAGGCACGACTGCTCGGCCCCGCGGAGATCCGCGCGCTGGCCGGGCAGTTGTCCGTTCGTCCCACGAAGACGCTGGGGCAGAACTTCGTGCACGACCCGAACACGGTCCGCAAGATCGTCGCCGCCGCCGACGTGCGCCCCGACGACGTCGCGCTCGAGGTGGGCCCCGGCCTCGGCTCGCTCACCCTGGCGCTGCTGGACGCCGCCGCCTCCGTGACGGCCATCGAGATCGATCCTGTTCTCGCGGAGCAGCTTCCGAAGACCGTCGCCGAACGCGCGCCCGAGCTCGCCGGAAACCTCACGGTGATCGGCGAGGACGCGCTCAAGGTGTCCGGTGCGCAGGTGTCGGTCGCCGGGTCCCCGACGGTGCTCGTCGCGAACCTCCCCTACAACGTCTCGGTGCCGGTGCTGCTGCACCTGCTGGCCGAGGTCCCGACGCTGCGCACGGTGCTGGTGATGGTGCAGCTCGAGGTCGCCGACCGCCTCGCCGCCGCTCCGGGCTCCCGCGTCTACGGCGTCCCGTCGGTCAAGGCGGCCTACTACGGGCGCGTGCGCAAGGCCGGCACCGTCGGGCGGGCCGTCTTCTGGCCGGAGCCCAACGTCGAATCCGGGCTGGTCCGGATCGACCTGCACGGCCCCGGTGACCGGCCCGATGTGGACCGTGCCCGCCTCTGGGCGGCCGTCGACGCGGCCTTCGCGCAGCGCCGCAAGACCCTGCGCGCCGCGCTCGCCACCTGGGCCGGTTCGCCGACGGCGGCCGAGGAGATCCTGGTCGCGGCCGGTATCGACCCCCGCGAGCGAGGGGAGAAGTTGTCCGTCGAGCAGTTCGCTGCGCTCGCCGCCGCCCGTCCCGCGGCACCGGCCCCGTAG